In Glycine max cultivar Williams 82 chromosome 7, Glycine_max_v4.0, whole genome shotgun sequence, a single window of DNA contains:
- the LOC100797863 gene encoding uncharacterized protein has protein sequence MYRPFMTCDDPKGVVECGAIRKYRTSSQKMKEKTKNRRPAETSLANKQDKEEKVSKGSTERSFDPSSLQLMEVSRGAQRLNNMIDSWSRGLRYDGRSEDIAKDLLKGALDLQESLLMLRKVQEASQHMASLKRRQNEKPERGKFDAKVIDRTTHCDHFGEQSYPMGFQRRWPSADGSSSSCNEELKKVIKESLVRQNLFTTTEGLDSASTFRSTNSSQSSVAWNDRLSDSSSFSPTTSRRERGSNLVAKLMGLEEASSRSFPAVIQKQLESPKILNHKRPVSDIDMPKVRKNVGKVNLEHKMTLKEILETTHFNGLLKSPVREPKVQVHHSIDPHYKHFGDLPPIVLMKPRCTPYRECVKSYEHVVPPEELSLRNLKAKFVPSKVFQHREGSTTNMGKKMEEHVSKRLAKEERTKLLSEVVELKEKEIKPIENEKAPGGKVKLHSHVSHKSHVNETVDKKAKVKTITTSKKLSEKEASKPKQQQQQSLIPRGEVPKLKVVTKSQDQGEISSTSTKLRKPQSGSRIDKNEIPNRKTTASNSNTISKPKSQKISNTNSKEQKKNQMKKQKPAVAEPEAAKPVLGPEEADSLDVSCKDDCPEIRIITTITDDLAVEHEEVDASANKIREICEQSQGSSSDDILMLKSEHENDSIPAEEAHSITNISETDREPDKDSSELKYLLLTSQSFIGHAEELLNLDVDCPKILPRSKTKEIANLRLYLDCANELTERKSLQGTQAVHPLLLTCAGHSRYHISLGRLVDEVYSAIEHLTSYSEKLASDNIYAMMERDIKSNNGLINGIWNWGWRHGFSADEAEQVVNEVENLVLGELIEEVIVNL, from the exons ATGTATAGACCATTCATGACATGTGATGATCCAAAAGGGGTTGTTGAGTGTGGGGCAATAAGGAAATACAGAACCAGTTCTcagaaaatgaaggaaaagacaaaaaataggAGGCCGGCTGAGACATCCTTggcaaacaaacaagacaaagaagagaaggtttCAAAAGGAtctacagaaaggtcttttgatcCATCATCCTTGCAGCTCATGGAGGTATCCAGAGGGGCTCAAAGGTTGAACAACATGATTGATTCATGGTCTAGGGGTCTTAGGTATGATGGAAGGTCTGAAGATATAGCAAAAGATTTGCTAAAAGGGGCTCTTGACCTGCAAGAGTCTCTACTAATGCTTCGGAAGGTGCAAGAGGCTTCACAACACATGGCTAGTTTGAAGAGAAGACAAAATGAAAAACCggaaagaggcaaatttgatgcCAAGGTGATTGATAGAACTACACATTGTGATCATTTTGGTGAACAGAGTTATCCAATGGGGTTCCAAAGGCGTTGGCCTTCAGCTGATGGTTCTTCAAGTAGTTGCAATGAGGAGCTTAAGAAAGTGATCAAAGAGAGCCTGGTTAGGCAAAATTTGTTCACAACCACTGAAGGGTTGGATTCAGCATCCACATTCCGCTCTACAAACTCAAGCCAGTCTTCTGTGGCTTGGAATGATAGGCTTTCTGATTCTTCTTCGTTCTCACCAACAACTTCAAGGAGAGAAAGAGGATCCAATCTGGTTGCCAAGCTGATGGGTTTGGAAGAAGCCTCTTCAAGATCATTTCCAGCTGTTATACAGAAACAGTTGGAGAGTCCAAAGATTCTGAATCACAAGAGGCCTGTATCTGACATAGATATGCCTAAGGTAAGAAAAAATGTTGGGAAGGTTAATCTAGAACATAAGATGACCTTGAAGGAAATTCTTGAGACTACTCATTTCAATGGACTTTTAAAGAGTCCTGTCAGAGAGCCTAAGGTTCAGGTCCATCATTCCATTGATCCACATTACAAACATTTTGGTGATTTACCTCCCATTGTACTTATGAAACCTCGGTGTACTCCATATCGAGaatgtgtgaaaagttatgagcatgtTGTTCCTCCAGAAGAGTTATCCCTTAGAAATCTAAAAGCAAAATTTGTCCCTTCCAAAGTATTCCAACACAGAGAAGGCTCAACCACCAACATgggaaagaaaatggaagaacatGTATCCAAAAGGCTTGCCAAAGAGGAAAGAACTAAGCTCCTCAGCGAGGTTGTGGAgctgaaggaaaaagaaatcaagCCTATTGAAAATGAGAAAGCTCCAGGAGGTAAGGTAAAACTGCATAGTCATGTCAGTCACAAATCACATGTAAATGAAACTGTTGATAAAAAAGCTAAGGTAAAGACCATTACCACTAGTAAAAAGCTATCAGAAAAGGAGGCTTCAAAacccaaacaacaacaacaacaaagccttatcccacGCGGTGAGGTTCCAAAACTCAAAGTTGTGACGAAATCTCAAGATCAAGGAGAAATTAGCTCTACAAGTACAAAGTTGAGGAAGCCACAAAGTGGGTCCAGAATTGACAAGAATGAGATTCCCAACAGGAAGACCACTGCTTCAAATTCAAACACCATCTCAAAACCAAAGAGTCAAAAGATCAGTAATACCAATTCCAAGGAGCAGAAAAAGAATCAGATGAAGAAGCAAAAGCCTGCTGTTGCTGAGCCTGAAGCGGCTAAACCAGTT TTAGGACCAGAAGAAGCAGATAGTCTTGATGTTTCTTGTAAAGATGATTGCCCTGAGATTAGAATAATCACTACAATAACAGATGATCTTGCGGTGGAGCATGAAGAAGTAGATGCATCTGCAAATAAGATTAGAG AAATTTGTGAGCAAAGCCAGGGTTCTTCAAGTGATGATATTTTGATGCTTAAGTCTGAACATGAAAATGATTCTATCCCTGCTGAGGAAGCTCATAGCATCACCAATATCAGTGAAACCGATCGTGAGCCTGACAAAGACAGTTCTGAGCTAAAATATTTGCTTCTAACTAGTCAGTCATTTATTGGACATGCAGAAGAGCTCCTCAATCTTGATGTTGACTGTCCCAAGATCCTACCAAGAAGTAAAACTAAGGAAATAGCCAATCTCAGACTTTATTTAGATTGTGCAAATGAACTCACTGAGCGAAAAAGCCTTCAGGGGACACAAGCAGTTCACCCTTTGTTGCTAACTTGTGCAGGGCATTCAAGATATCACATCTCTTTAGGGAGGTTGGTTGATGAAGTCTATAGTGCCATTGAGCATCTAACATCTTACAGTGAAAAACTAGCTTCAGATAATATCTATGCAATGATGGAGAGAGATATAAAGAGCAACAATGGACTGATAAACGGAATATGGAACTGGGGTTGGAGGCATGGATTTTCCGCAGATGAAGCTGAGCAAGTTGTCAATGAAGTAGAGAACCTAGTTTTAGGTGAATTGATTGAGGAGGTAATTGTAAATTTATGA